The Croceicoccus marinus genome contains a region encoding:
- the crtY gene encoding lycopene beta-cyclase CrtY yields MGAQHFDIAIAGGGLSGALIALALRARRPELSVALIEGGPAIGGHHIWSFFASDIDPADRALVEPLAAARWDRGYDVAFPEYRRTLPTQYRSIASENLAAAVEQAMPRGAVFTDARVETLDAGGVTLRSGDRIAAGAVVDARGLGGEQLSALQGGWQKFAGQMLELDAPHGLTRPVVMDASVAQLGGYRFVYVLPFGPSSLFVEDTYYADDPALDSELLAGRIAEYAAAKGWQVTSVSRQETGVLPVVTGGDFAALWQDVPHGVALAGVRAGLFQPLTSYSLPDAVRFASHVAALPALDGAAIAAASHRYARAHWQRGRFYRMLAAMLFGAAKPDRRYRVLQRFYRLNEGLIERFYAGRSTAADMARVLAGRPPVPLAKAALVLAGVGAPTSLNPDAQLQPAKIS; encoded by the coding sequence ATGGGTGCGCAGCATTTCGATATCGCCATTGCGGGCGGCGGACTTTCGGGCGCCTTGATCGCGCTGGCGCTGCGGGCGCGGCGCCCCGAACTCTCGGTCGCGCTGATAGAGGGCGGGCCGGCCATCGGTGGGCATCACATCTGGTCCTTCTTCGCCAGCGACATCGATCCGGCCGACCGCGCGCTGGTCGAACCGCTGGCAGCGGCGCGCTGGGACCGGGGCTATGACGTCGCCTTTCCCGAATATCGCCGCACCCTGCCCACGCAATATCGATCGATCGCGTCGGAAAATCTTGCTGCCGCGGTCGAACAGGCGATGCCGCGCGGCGCGGTGTTCACCGATGCGCGGGTCGAAACGCTGGACGCGGGGGGCGTCACGCTGCGATCGGGGGACCGGATCGCGGCGGGCGCGGTGGTCGATGCGCGCGGCCTGGGCGGCGAACAATTGTCCGCGCTGCAGGGCGGCTGGCAGAAATTCGCGGGGCAGATGCTGGAACTGGACGCGCCGCACGGGCTTACCCGCCCGGTGGTGATGGATGCCAGTGTCGCGCAGCTCGGCGGCTATCGCTTCGTCTATGTGCTGCCCTTCGGCCCGTCATCGCTGTTCGTCGAGGATACCTATTACGCCGACGATCCTGCGCTCGACAGCGAGCTTCTGGCGGGGCGGATCGCGGAATATGCCGCGGCGAAGGGCTGGCAGGTCACCTCCGTCTCGCGCCAGGAGACGGGCGTGCTGCCCGTCGTCACCGGCGGCGATTTCGCGGCGCTGTGGCAGGATGTTCCGCATGGCGTGGCGCTGGCGGGGGTGCGCGCGGGGCTGTTCCAGCCGCTCACCAGCTATTCGCTGCCCGATGCGGTGCGCTTTGCCAGCCATGTCGCCGCGCTGCCCGCGCTGGACGGGGCGGCCATCGCCGCAGCGTCGCACCGCTATGCCAGGGCGCACTGGCAGCGCGGGCGGTTCTATCGCATGCTGGCGGCGATGCTGTTCGGCGCGGCGAAGCCCGACCGCCGCTACCGCGTGCTGCAGCGCTTCTACCGCCTGAACGAAGGGCTGATCGAACGTTTCTACGCCGGTCGCAGCACCGCGGCCGACATGGCGCGGGTGCTGGCCGGACGCCCGCCCGTTCCCCTGGCGAAGGCGGCCCTGGTGCTGGCCGGCGTCGGCGCACCCACTTCGCTCAATCCAGATGCCCAGCTGCAACCAGCCAAGATTTCCTGA
- a CDS encoding phytoene desaturase, which produces MTSSIQPKPRRAAVIGAGFGGLALAIRLQASGIETVLVEGRDKPGGRAYYWERDGFTFDAGPTVITDPDCLRALWKLTDHDMEEDVELVPVMPFYRLNWEDGTNFDYSNDNAQLAREIAKLNPDDLAGYEEFLQYSEGVWREGYVKLGHVPFLDFKSMLKAAPALAKYQAWRSVYSVVSSYVSDEKLREALSFHTLLVGGNPMATSSIYALIHKLEKDGGVWWARGGTNRLVAGMVKHFQRLGGTVRLGDPVTAIETAGNQATGVTCASGWHENFDAVASNADVMHSYRDLLTGNRRGPRVAAKLARKRYSPSLFVVHFGVKGTFPDIPHHMILFGPRYKGLLDDIYKYGVLPRDFSVYLHHPSVSDAGMAPEGHSTFYALVPVAHRGKLPVDWNTAGPALEKRVLDEVAKRLIPDLHERIVTKFHYTPFDFTHDLNAHLGSAFSLEPVLTQSAYFRTHNRDDEITNLYFTGAGTHPGAGIPGVVGSARATARLMLADLARR; this is translated from the coding sequence ATGACTTCTTCCATCCAACCCAAGCCGCGCCGCGCCGCCGTGATCGGCGCCGGTTTCGGCGGCCTGGCGCTGGCGATCCGCCTGCAGGCTTCCGGCATCGAGACTGTGCTGGTCGAGGGCCGCGACAAGCCGGGCGGCCGCGCCTATTACTGGGAGCGCGACGGTTTCACCTTTGACGCCGGCCCCACCGTGATCACCGATCCCGACTGCCTGCGCGCGTTGTGGAAGCTGACCGACCATGACATGGAGGAGGATGTCGAGCTGGTCCCGGTGATGCCGTTCTACCGCCTCAACTGGGAGGACGGGACCAATTTCGACTATTCCAACGACAACGCCCAGCTGGCGCGCGAGATCGCCAAGCTGAACCCCGACGATCTGGCGGGGTACGAGGAATTCCTGCAATATTCCGAAGGCGTGTGGCGCGAAGGCTATGTGAAGCTGGGCCATGTGCCGTTCCTGGATTTCAAGTCGATGCTGAAGGCCGCGCCCGCGCTGGCCAAATACCAGGCGTGGCGGTCGGTCTATTCGGTGGTGTCCAGCTATGTCTCGGACGAGAAGCTGCGCGAGGCGCTGAGCTTTCACACGCTGCTGGTGGGCGGCAACCCGATGGCGACCAGTTCGATCTATGCGCTGATCCACAAGCTGGAAAAGGACGGCGGCGTGTGGTGGGCCAGGGGCGGCACCAACCGGCTGGTCGCGGGCATGGTGAAACATTTCCAACGGCTGGGCGGCACGGTCCGGCTGGGCGATCCGGTCACCGCGATCGAGACCGCGGGCAACCAGGCCACCGGGGTCACCTGTGCCAGCGGCTGGCACGAGAATTTCGACGCGGTCGCCAGCAATGCCGACGTGATGCATTCCTATCGCGACTTGCTGACCGGCAACCGGCGTGGCCCGCGCGTGGCAGCCAAGCTGGCGAGGAAGCGCTATTCCCCCAGCCTGTTCGTGGTGCATTTCGGGGTGAAGGGCACCTTCCCCGACATTCCGCATCACATGATCCTGTTCGGTCCGCGCTACAAGGGACTGCTGGACGACATCTACAAGTATGGCGTGCTGCCGCGCGATTTTTCGGTCTATCTGCACCATCCCAGCGTCAGCGATGCGGGCATGGCGCCCGAGGGGCATTCGACCTTCTATGCGCTGGTGCCGGTCGCGCATCGCGGCAAGCTGCCGGTGGACTGGAACACCGCCGGCCCCGCACTGGAAAAGCGCGTGCTGGACGAGGTGGCGAAGCGGCTGATCCCCGACCTGCACGAGCGGATCGTGACCAAGTTCCACTATACGCCGTTCGACTTCACCCATGACCTCAACGCCCATCTGGGCAGCGCCTTCAGCCTTGAGCCGGTGCTGACGCAGAGCGCGTATTTCCGCACGCACAACCGTGACGACGAGATCACGAACCTGTATTTCACCGGCGCGGGCACGCATCCGGGCGCGGGCATTCCGGGCGTGGTCGGCAGCGCGCGGGCGACGGCGCGGCTAATGCTGGCCGATCTGGCGCGGCGCTAG
- a CDS encoding phytoene/squalene synthase family protein, with protein MPAVDSPSVLSRPELVAHAQRAIGKGSKSFSAASRLFDRETREKVWLLYAWCRACDDLADAQDMGGELGSQEGAKERVALLRTRTAQALAGQPTGDPSFDGLGLVARECGITQAHCDDVIAGFVLDAADWRPRSEGDMMEYCYHVAGAVGVMMALVMGVSPDDEDTLERACDLGLAFQLANIVRDVWEDDAAGRCYLPVEWLVERDIPPGQHMKPCYRQQLVELVGEACAIARAHEASARIGAARLRFRDRWAVLAATGIYGGIARKVEAAGAHAWDHRAHTTKLEKLGWLAHSWAGSLRPAGDECEAEAAKRRHTLADLRDRAARNRVLILAA; from the coding sequence ATGCCTGCCGTCGATTCCCCCAGCGTCCTGTCACGCCCCGAACTGGTCGCGCATGCCCAGCGCGCGATCGGCAAGGGGTCGAAGAGCTTTTCCGCCGCCAGCCGCCTGTTCGACCGCGAAACGCGGGAAAAGGTGTGGCTGCTCTATGCATGGTGCCGGGCCTGCGACGATCTGGCCGACGCACAGGACATGGGGGGCGAACTGGGTTCGCAGGAGGGCGCGAAGGAGCGCGTCGCCCTGCTTCGCACGCGCACCGCGCAGGCGCTGGCGGGGCAGCCGACGGGCGATCCCTCGTTCGACGGGCTGGGTCTGGTGGCGCGCGAATGCGGCATCACCCAGGCGCATTGCGACGACGTGATCGCGGGCTTCGTGCTCGACGCCGCCGACTGGCGCCCCCGCAGCGAGGGCGACATGATGGAATATTGCTATCATGTCGCGGGCGCGGTCGGCGTGATGATGGCGCTGGTGATGGGCGTGTCGCCCGATGACGAGGATACGCTTGAGCGCGCCTGCGACCTGGGGCTGGCGTTCCAGCTGGCCAATATCGTGCGCGACGTGTGGGAGGATGACGCGGCGGGGCGCTGCTATCTGCCCGTCGAATGGCTGGTGGAGCGGGACATTCCGCCCGGCCAGCACATGAAGCCGTGCTACCGCCAGCAGCTGGTCGAGCTGGTCGGCGAGGCCTGTGCGATCGCCCGCGCGCATGAGGCTTCGGCCCGGATCGGCGCGGCGCGGCTGCGGTTCCGCGACCGGTGGGCGGTGCTGGCCGCGACGGGCATCTATGGCGGGATCGCCCGCAAGGTAGAGGCCGCGGGCGCACATGCCTGGGACCACCGCGCCCATACCACCAAGCTGGAGAAGCTGGGCTGGCTGGCCCATTCCTGGGCGGGATCGCTGCGCCCGGCCGGCGATGAATGCGAGGCCGAGGCGGCGAAGCGCCGACACACGCTGGCGGACCTGCGCGACCGGGCGGCACGGAACCGGGTGTTGATCCTCGCCGCGTAA
- a CDS encoding thermonuclease family protein — MRTTGYIILVLSVFLIGFGVTLRHGAPFVEDGGAQPLAAPAASASDTLSGHFTNCDGPQRVNCVVDGDTFWFAGDKIRILDINTPETSSPQCDREYALGVQATERLTELLNAGPFSMESGPEDTDRYGRLLRRVTRGGRNLGEVLIDEGLAERWRGYKGNWC; from the coding sequence ATGCGCACCACCGGTTACATCATCCTCGTCCTGTCCGTATTCCTGATCGGCTTTGGCGTCACGCTGCGCCATGGCGCGCCATTCGTGGAGGACGGCGGCGCCCAGCCGCTGGCCGCGCCAGCCGCTTCGGCGAGCGATACGCTTTCGGGGCATTTCACCAATTGCGACGGGCCGCAGCGGGTGAACTGCGTGGTGGACGGCGACACCTTCTGGTTCGCGGGCGACAAGATCCGCATCCTGGACATCAACACGCCCGAGACGTCCTCTCCGCAATGCGACCGCGAATATGCGCTGGGCGTGCAGGCGACCGAGCGGCTGACCGAATTGCTGAACGCGGGGCCGTTCTCGATGGAAAGCGGGCCGGAGGATACCGACCGCTATGGCCGGCTGCTGCGCCGCGTGACGCGCGGCGGCAGGAACCTGGGCGAAGTGCTGATCGACGAGGGGCTGGCCGAGCGCTGGCGCGGCTACAAGGGGAACTGGTGCTGA
- a CDS encoding ATP-dependent DNA helicase, which yields MPDSPPTDMADRNWPALTLPALHASHSGCWLAAPDGKVRGLSRGEAIMSAAETPLLMLNAPLVASRLGYPELSGLDLLELFAFVHPARFMVPTPRGLAHALDLPEPASEDEVPLLLARAAAALFARCDADDWAEREGAWSVLQSLVRHRWPWAQLLLPHVKRPERAERWVFSKLPEWEERPARPQAAHTVLDGDAVADRLDALTGHGSEKREGQRDYARAAAHVFEPRRERGQPNMLLAEAGTGVGKTLGYLAPASLWSQQSGGTVWVSTYTKALQRQLRRESRRAWPDFGPNDEAARETPAVVVRKGRDNYLCLLNLEDALQGGGFTGRPAIFAQLVARWAAFTEDGDMVGGDLPGWLPTLFRKRGLAALTDRRGECVYAGCPHFRRCFIERAARDSAHADLVIANHALVMVHAARAQHREEGANARPARIVFDEGHHLFDAADSTFAAQLSGSEAIEMRRWVLGPETKAGQARSGRRRGLSARLADVASYDEVAGKAISDARDAAMLLPADGWLARIGESEPMGAIENLLAHVRRLTHARDESGSGEAGYGIETEAADLDGPFLEAAGEARDALARLRQPLMKLMARLDALIASGEDAPDWMDGQTRQRIEGARHAMSWRIDSLSAWEALLARMGGPADPDFVDWLAVDRAEAREFDIGLHRRWLDPMKPFAATVLEPAHGVMQTSATLCDRSAIAEGDAGREPDWARAVARSGAGHLGLSPKLAEAASPFDYAAQAEVLIVTDVPRGDIGALAAAYGRLIETSAGGVLGLFTAIRRLRAVHARIADRLARGGLPLYAQHVDPIDTGTLVDIFRDDPRASLLGTDALRDGVDVPGDSLRLVVMEQVPWAKPSILHRARRAAHVEQFDANRQAYDDAIVRARIAQAFGRLIRTKDDRGRFVVLSPAFPSRLLSAFPQGTPVHRLTLDDALQRLQGGVLCAGPATFEEEREA from the coding sequence ATGCCCGACAGCCCACCCACTGACATGGCCGACCGGAACTGGCCTGCGCTGACGCTGCCCGCGTTGCACGCCAGCCATTCGGGCTGCTGGCTGGCCGCGCCCGATGGAAAGGTGCGCGGGCTGTCGCGGGGCGAGGCGATCATGTCGGCGGCGGAAACCCCGCTGCTGATGCTGAACGCTCCGCTGGTCGCCAGCCGCCTGGGCTATCCCGAGTTGTCGGGGCTGGACCTGCTGGAACTGTTCGCCTTCGTCCATCCCGCGCGCTTCATGGTGCCGACGCCGCGCGGGCTTGCCCATGCGCTGGACCTGCCCGAACCGGCCAGCGAGGACGAGGTGCCGCTGCTGCTGGCCCGCGCCGCCGCCGCGTTGTTTGCGCGCTGCGATGCTGACGACTGGGCCGAGCGCGAGGGCGCGTGGAGCGTGCTGCAGTCGCTGGTGCGGCATCGCTGGCCATGGGCGCAATTGCTGCTGCCGCATGTGAAGCGGCCCGAACGCGCCGAACGCTGGGTGTTTTCGAAACTGCCCGAATGGGAGGAGCGCCCTGCCCGCCCGCAGGCCGCGCATACCGTGCTGGACGGCGACGCGGTAGCGGACCGGCTGGACGCGCTGACCGGTCACGGCTCCGAAAAGCGCGAAGGCCAGCGCGACTATGCCCGCGCCGCCGCCCACGTGTTCGAACCGCGCCGCGAGCGGGGCCAGCCCAACATGCTGCTGGCCGAGGCGGGCACGGGGGTCGGCAAGACCCTGGGCTATCTCGCGCCCGCCTCGCTGTGGTCGCAGCAATCGGGCGGGACGGTGTGGGTGTCGACCTATACCAAGGCTCTGCAACGCCAATTGCGCCGCGAGAGCCGCCGCGCCTGGCCGGACTTCGGGCCGAATGATGAAGCGGCGCGCGAAACGCCCGCCGTCGTCGTGCGCAAGGGGCGCGACAACTACCTCTGCCTGCTGAACCTGGAAGACGCATTGCAGGGCGGCGGCTTTACCGGGCGGCCCGCGATCTTCGCGCAGCTGGTGGCGCGCTGGGCCGCCTTTACCGAGGATGGCGACATGGTGGGCGGCGATCTGCCCGGCTGGCTGCCCACCTTGTTCCGCAAGCGGGGACTGGCCGCGCTGACCGACCGGCGGGGCGAATGCGTCTATGCCGGTTGCCCGCATTTCAGGCGCTGCTTCATCGAACGCGCCGCGCGCGATTCGGCGCATGCCGACCTGGTGATCGCCAATCATGCTCTGGTAATGGTGCATGCCGCCAGAGCGCAGCACCGCGAGGAAGGCGCCAATGCCCGCCCCGCCCGCATCGTCTTCGACGAGGGGCATCATCTGTTCGACGCCGCCGATTCGACCTTCGCCGCGCAATTGTCGGGCAGCGAGGCGATCGAAATGCGGCGCTGGGTGCTGGGGCCGGAAACCAAGGCCGGGCAGGCGCGCAGCGGGCGGCGGCGCGGTTTGTCGGCGCGGCTCGCCGATGTGGCCAGCTATGACGAGGTGGCGGGCAAGGCCATATCCGACGCGCGCGATGCCGCGATGCTGCTGCCCGCCGACGGCTGGCTGGCCCGCATCGGCGAAAGCGAGCCGATGGGCGCGATCGAGAACCTGCTCGCCCATGTGCGCCGCCTGACCCATGCGCGCGACGAAAGCGGCAGCGGCGAGGCGGGATACGGGATCGAGACCGAGGCCGCCGACCTCGACGGGCCGTTCCTTGAGGCGGCGGGCGAAGCGCGCGATGCGCTGGCCCGGCTGCGCCAGCCGCTGATGAAGCTGATGGCGCGGCTCGATGCGCTGATCGCCAGCGGCGAGGATGCGCCCGACTGGATGGACGGCCAGACCCGCCAGCGGATCGAGGGCGCGCGCCATGCGATGTCGTGGCGGATCGACAGCCTGTCCGCATGGGAAGCCTTGCTGGCGCGCATGGGCGGGCCTGCCGATCCCGATTTTGTCGACTGGCTGGCGGTCGACCGGGCCGAGGCGCGCGAGTTCGACATCGGCCTCCACCGCCGCTGGCTGGACCCGATGAAGCCCTTTGCCGCCACCGTGCTGGAACCCGCGCACGGAGTGATGCAGACCAGCGCGACCCTGTGCGACCGCTCTGCCATCGCCGAGGGCGACGCGGGGCGCGAGCCCGACTGGGCGCGCGCGGTGGCGCGATCGGGTGCGGGGCACCTGGGGCTGTCGCCGAAACTGGCCGAGGCCGCGAGCCCGTTCGATTATGCTGCGCAGGCCGAGGTGCTGATCGTGACCGACGTGCCGCGCGGCGACATCGGCGCGCTGGCCGCCGCATACGGCCGCCTGATCGAGACATCGGCGGGCGGCGTGCTGGGCCTGTTCACCGCGATCCGGCGGCTGCGCGCGGTGCATGCGCGGATCGCCGACCGGCTGGCGCGCGGCGGGCTGCCGCTTTACGCGCAGCATGTCGATCCGATCGATACCGGCACCCTAGTCGACATCTTCCGCGACGATCCGCGCGCATCGCTGCTGGGCACCGATGCCTTGCGCGACGGGGTCGACGTGCCGGGCGATTCGCTGCGGCTGGTGGTGATGGAGCAGGTGCCCTGGGCCAAGCCGTCGATCCTGCACCGCGCGCGCCGCGCCGCGCATGTGGAGCAGTTCGATGCGAACCGGCAGGCCTATGACGATGCCATCGTGCGCGCGCGCATCGCGCAGGCGTTCGGGCGGCTGATCCGCACCAAGGACGACCGGGGCCGCTTCGTCGTGCTGTCGCCCGCCTTCCCCTCGCGCCTGCTGTCGGCATTTCCCCAAGGAACACCTGTTCATCGGCTGACACTTGATGATGCTTTACAAAGATTGCAGGGAGGTGTTCTCTGCGCCGGACCGGCGACATTCGAAGAGGAACGTGAAGCTTGA
- a CDS encoding SixA phosphatase family protein: MKILGLLRHAKSEEHQPSGRDYDRGLNPKGRRAAAAMGRALARVQPPFERVVASAAARAQETIDIALDAMGRSAPVERVDDKKLYLADPGQLIDSAVEHGGNADSLLLVAHNPGLEELVLALVPADPEDRLRAIAEEKFPTGAFALVELDIADWSELPRAKGRLIALTRPRDLDPALGPEYAG, encoded by the coding sequence GTGAAAATCCTGGGCCTGCTGCGCCATGCCAAGTCCGAGGAGCATCAGCCCTCGGGCCGGGACTATGATCGCGGGCTGAATCCCAAGGGCCGCCGCGCCGCCGCCGCCATGGGCCGCGCGCTCGCGCGTGTGCAGCCGCCGTTCGAGCGTGTGGTCGCCTCTGCCGCGGCCCGCGCGCAGGAGACGATCGACATCGCGCTGGACGCGATGGGCCGCAGCGCGCCGGTGGAGCGGGTCGACGACAAGAAGCTGTATCTCGCCGATCCCGGGCAGCTGATCGACAGTGCCGTCGAACATGGCGGCAATGCCGACAGCCTGCTGCTGGTCGCGCATAATCCAGGGCTTGAGGAGCTGGTGCTTGCGCTGGTGCCCGCCGATCCCGAAGACCGCCTGCGCGCCATCGCCGAGGAGAAATTCCCGACCGGCGCCTTCGCCCTGGTCGAGCTGGATATCGCCGACTGGAGCGAATTGCCCCGCGCGAAGGGACGATTGATCGCACTGACCCGACCGCGCGATCTGGACCCGGCGCTCGGTCCGGAATATGCGGGCTAG
- a CDS encoding PAS domain-containing protein translates to MASDGNDDSKRLRSSNQAHRPIYSPDSPAFDGASGLLFEQAMAQTRMAVCLTDPNLQDDPIVFCNEAFQQLTGYRTEEIIGRNCRFLQGPDTDQAQVGRIRDAIRSEEVVVVEILNYRKDGSTFWNTLHLGPIYDENGALKYFFGSQWDVTDIHQSRADERHAKAMAREVSHRLKNVFAVIGGIVNITGRSMNARDVARKINERVQALGRSYEPTLDEAVLGTIHVGQAIRAVLAPYDPENDRFVFTGNGIRTEPNAISAIGLTLHEMATNATKYGALSQAGGTIEVSWAHEKDKFARNSLVIQWIERGGPRITEAPEMTGTGFDIARTLLGHSRGVLETEWEPEGLNARILIPITHG, encoded by the coding sequence GTGGCATCAGATGGCAATGATGACAGCAAGCGGCTGAGATCATCCAACCAGGCCCACCGCCCGATCTATTCCCCCGATTCGCCCGCCTTCGACGGCGCGAGCGGGCTGCTGTTCGAGCAGGCGATGGCGCAGACCCGTATGGCGGTCTGCCTGACAGATCCCAACCTGCAGGACGATCCGATCGTCTTCTGCAACGAGGCGTTCCAGCAGCTGACCGGATACCGGACCGAAGAGATCATCGGCCGCAATTGCCGGTTCCTGCAGGGCCCCGACACCGACCAGGCGCAAGTGGGCAGGATCCGCGATGCCATCCGCAGCGAGGAAGTCGTGGTGGTCGAGATCCTGAATTACCGCAAGGACGGATCGACCTTCTGGAACACGCTGCACCTGGGGCCGATCTATGACGAGAATGGCGCGCTGAAATATTTCTTCGGCAGCCAGTGGGACGTGACCGACATCCACCAGTCGCGCGCGGACGAGCGCCATGCCAAGGCAATGGCGCGCGAGGTTTCGCACAGGCTTAAGAACGTGTTCGCCGTCATCGGCGGCATCGTGAACATCACCGGCCGGTCGATGAACGCCCGCGATGTCGCGCGCAAGATCAACGAGCGGGTGCAGGCGCTGGGCCGCTCCTACGAACCCACGCTGGACGAGGCCGTGCTGGGCACGATCCATGTCGGCCAGGCGATCCGCGCGGTGCTGGCGCCCTATGATCCGGAAAACGACCGCTTCGTCTTTACCGGCAACGGCATCCGCACCGAACCCAACGCGATTTCGGCGATCGGCCTGACCCTGCACGAGATGGCGACCAATGCCACCAAATATGGCGCCTTGTCGCAGGCCGGCGGCACGATCGAGGTGTCGTGGGCGCATGAGAAGGACAAATTCGCGCGCAATTCGCTGGTGATCCAGTGGATCGAGCGCGGCGGCCCCCGGATCACCGAGGCGCCCGAGATGACTGGCACCGGCTTCGACATTGCCCGCACCCTGCTGGGCCATTCGCGCGGCGTGCTTGAAACCGAATGGGAGCCCGAAGGGTTGAATGCCAGAATCCTGATCCCGATCACGCACGGATAG
- a CDS encoding response regulator, translating to MKIFLVLEDEPFIAMDLQYAFEDAGHEAVTAVDNDEAIACIESKPIAGAILDVSLGGGVTCQATAARLARDGIPFILHTGDLDRVGEHLREIDAPIISKPRPAEDVVARLIDLIGQPPSDRPVTTQ from the coding sequence ATGAAGATTTTTCTTGTCCTCGAGGACGAACCTTTCATCGCCATGGACCTGCAATATGCGTTCGAGGATGCAGGCCACGAGGCCGTGACCGCGGTCGACAACGACGAGGCGATCGCCTGCATCGAAAGCAAGCCGATAGCGGGCGCTATCCTGGATGTCAGCCTGGGCGGCGGGGTGACCTGCCAGGCGACCGCCGCGCGGCTGGCCAGGGACGGGATTCCCTTCATCCTCCACACCGGCGACCTCGACCGGGTGGGTGAGCATCTGCGCGAGATCGACGCCCCGATCATCTCGAAGCCGCGACCGGCGGAGGACGTGGTGGCGCGGCTGATCGACCTGATCGGCCAGCCGCCCAGTGACCGCCCAGTGACCACCCAGTGA
- a CDS encoding VOC family protein yields MPMQPDHLTIMVSSLDASMAFYGALLPLLGFARRKDHVWSNGTFFLQFMQARAGTRPYERYGAGMNHIGFTAPDAATVEAVRQAMQDTGFDVPDIQQMKGATALFMKDPDGMRFEISHYPPGMPPVD; encoded by the coding sequence ATGCCGATGCAGCCCGATCATCTGACCATCATGGTGTCCTCGCTGGATGCCAGCATGGCGTTCTATGGCGCATTGCTGCCGCTGCTGGGCTTTGCCAGGCGCAAGGACCATGTCTGGAGCAACGGCACCTTCTTCCTGCAGTTCATGCAGGCGCGGGCGGGGACGAGGCCCTATGAGCGCTATGGCGCGGGGATGAACCATATCGGCTTTACCGCACCCGACGCGGCCACGGTCGAGGCAGTGCGCCAGGCGATGCAGGACACCGGGTTCGATGTGCCCGACATCCAGCAGATGAAGGGCGCGACCGCCTTGTTCATGAAGGATCCGGACGGCATGCGCTTCGAGATCAGCCATTACCCGCCGGGTATGCCGCCGGTGGACTGA
- a CDS encoding MerR family transcriptional regulator — translation MSADGNSKDGDIFDDGKDAAAFRTIGEVAKALGIKPHVLRYWEEQFPMLKPVKRSGQRRYYRPDDVALLQTIDRLLNREGFTIKGAVRALKSGQPGEEPVPAPAAQPDPRLDRGTDAELVARLKSIRKTLAGALV, via the coding sequence GTGAGCGCAGACGGTAATTCAAAGGACGGTGATATCTTCGACGACGGCAAGGACGCCGCCGCCTTCCGCACGATCGGAGAGGTGGCGAAGGCGCTGGGCATCAAGCCCCACGTGCTGCGCTATTGGGAAGAGCAGTTTCCCATGCTCAAACCCGTCAAGCGCAGCGGCCAGCGCCGCTATTACCGCCCCGACGATGTGGCGCTGCTGCAGACGATCGACCGGCTGCTGAACCGCGAGGGCTTCACCATCAAGGGCGCGGTCCGCGCGCTGAAATCGGGCCAGCCGGGCGAGGAGCCCGTTCCTGCGCCCGCGGCCCAGCCCGATCCGCGGCTGGACCGCGGCACCGATGCGGAACTGGTCGCCCGGCTCAAATCCATTCGCAAGACATTGGCCGGCGCGCTCGTCTGA
- a CDS encoding integration host factor subunit alpha produces the protein MRSVGTLTRADLADVIHRKVGLSRAESLDMVEGILGHMCDAMSDGENVKISGFGTFLLRDKGERVGRNPKTGIEVPITPRRVMTFRASKMLKDKVSGL, from the coding sequence ATGCGATCAGTCGGAACGCTGACCCGGGCCGATCTTGCCGATGTCATCCATCGCAAGGTCGGGCTGAGCCGCGCCGAATCTCTGGACATGGTGGAAGGCATCCTGGGACACATGTGCGATGCCATGTCGGATGGCGAGAATGTGAAGATCTCGGGCTTCGGCACGTTCTTGCTGCGCGACAAGGGCGAGCGCGTCGGCCGCAATCCCAAGACCGGGATCGAGGTGCCGATCACACCGCGCCGCGTCATGACCTTCCGCGCCAGCAAGATGCTGAAGGACAAGGTCAGCGGGCTCTAG